From the genome of Candidatus Atribacteria bacterium ADurb.Bin276:
GGCGAGTGGTGGATTGGTCATCGAGACTCATCAGATAAATTTCCCCAGTGATATACCACAAAACATAAGCTGCCTTTTTCCCGTCTGGTGCCCATGATGGTTCCCACATTGTTACGGTTTTATTTTGTTGGTCGGGAAGGGTAGTGAAAAGCTTTTCTTCCTGCCAAGTGTTTTTGTTGATCGCTCGGATGAGGAAAACATTGGAACTGAATTCCTGGGAAAATATAATTTTCTCCGAGATAATTAAATTGTTTGGTTTTTCGGTAATAGGTTTGACTTCCTGCTCAACCGGAGGAGGTACAAGAGGAGGCAAAGTAAGTTGAACCATCGGAGGAGTTGATAGGGGAGGCAGGGTGAGCTGATCCAATGGTTGACTTTGAACTGGTATTGAAATTAAAGATAAACTCATTATAAGTAGAAAAAATAGAAAATTTTTCACGGCTAATTTCCTTTTGGCTGCCAGCAGGGATTCCAATCATCCTTAGGATTCTTAGTCAACCTGACTACCTCAGTTCCATCAGCTTTCATCCGGTAGATTTCATCGTTGCGATCCCGATTGGAGACAAAAAGGATGTAGTTTCCATCCGGCGACCAGGACGGCTCGGAATCGGTAAATCCATTTTTGGTTAAATTAACAACTTGTGCTCCATCGGCATTCATCAGGTATATTTCATAATTTCCATCCCGGTTGGAAGAGAAAGCAATTTTGGTTCCATCCGGTGACCACATGGGGCGATGGTCATCAGTAAAATTTTCAGTTAGTCGAACTGGATCGGCTCCATCGGCATTCATCAGGTATATTTCATAATTTCCATCCCGGTTGGAAGAGAAAGCAATTTTGGTTCCATCCGGTGACCAGGACGGTTCGACATCGTTGCTGGAGTCGTTGCTGATGTTGATTCGGTTGCTTCCATCAGCATTGATAATGTAGATTTCGCTATCCTGGGGATCATGAGTTGAACCAAAAAGATCAAAACTGGAGCTGGATGAAACACCAGGTTTGGACGAAAAAATGATTCGGGTTCCATCCGGAGACCAAGACGGATAACTTTTTTCCTCAGTGTCGCCGGTGATCATGATTTCTCCACTCCCATCGGCATTCATCAGGAAAATTTCGAAATGAAAGTCGATAAAGGATGTGAATACGATTTTATTTCCATCCGGTGACCAGGATGGTTGCCAGGCTAAAGTATGATGATTTCCGGTTAGAGGAGCAATATCGTTTCCATCAGGATTCATGACACAGATGGCAAAATCTCCTCCCCGTTTCTCGCTGGCGAATACA
Proteins encoded in this window:
- a CDS encoding translocation protein TolB translates to MFKTSLFLFCVILTSIFFCLPAYCFEGALLPPVQEELTSYNDEILQFTLRHPPSWKPVSQDHQNRHFLVFFSPIKGNDDHLQDNLSCSVENLDQPVTNDAYLKKSLDAFQNQITQLTIGNAFEVSIANQKALSVPFTGIYQNNQLAWVLTVLIKENQAYSFLLTSEPQKIENYWKQVSQMISSIRFQEKTSIPIFLAPSTPPEQPKKSLQIPTFSELQEKLSIPKTSVTPPKGKIVFASEKRGGDFAICVMNPDGNDIAPLTGNHHTLAWQPSWSPDGNKIVFTSFIDFHFEIFLMNADGSGEIMITGDTEEKSYPSWSPDGTRIIFSSKPGVSSSSSFDLFGSTHDPQDSEIYIINADGSNRINISNDSSNDVEPSWSPDGTKIAFSSNRDGNYEIYLMNADGADPVRLTENFTDDHRPMWSPDGTKIAFSSNRDGNYEIYLMNADGAQVVNLTKNGFTDSEPSWSPDGNYILFVSNRDRNDEIYRMKADGTEVVRLTKNPKDDWNPCWQPKGN